One region of Deinococcus sp. Leaf326 genomic DNA includes:
- a CDS encoding AAA family ATPase — MRFLTYRGLDASRVHRQLRRVQEAIERDDFKTPDVKKLAQGNYYRAKLDDTNRLLLTFMKRVSERGPETVCLALEIIHQHAYNKSRFLRGARIDEARLPDFDAAEADMVAIPVRYLHPTRQEVHLLDKVISFDDAQDMVYRTPPPVILVGSAGSGKTALTLQKLREVPGQVLYVTLSPYLAQSAAELYGANGFDNPAQDVAFLSFADFLTTIHVPRGREITFRDFGDWVARQSGLKFTDAHALFEEFRGVLSSSPEGPLSREVYLSLGIRQSIYSVEQRPAVYDLFIRFLQWLGEVGLYDASLVASDYMQHVQPTADFVVVDEVQDLTAAQLALILKTLKIPGQFLLCGDSNQIVHPNFFSWAAVRALLWQDTALAERQAVSVLQANFRNAAEVTRVANALLKVKHARFGSVDRESNFLVRAMADEAGSVTLLPDESRVRRQLDEQTRDSTAYAVLVLRDEDKAAARRVFSTPLVFSVHEAKGLEYPSIILYNFISSARQTYADIVQGVTPADLQRDELNYARARDKADKSLELYKFYVNSLYVAVTRAVQQVVLVEADIRHPLLALLDVNLGDGAEQFRGQKASRDDWEREASKLELQGKQEQARDIRRRILRQQEVPWPVWTPIALARAQSDTQAHPGDVKRARELTDYALLSLDTRLLEELAALKIKPAQSFLRNPEKDRRIQRQAVVEKYRKPYVTGNLRAVLTDIDRYGVDHRTQENLTPLMLAVQSGNVPLVMALLERGASPTQTDLYGRTPLVLALEGAMRDAAYAEGVLGVMWDGLRPTALDVRVADRLVRLSSEGAEFYFLSVMLALLPHYASRLVRPDLTPREVEERRTGFFIDALQENLDAFPLGVLSEARRKRSYFNHVLARAEVNSTYAPARRLWQRVKQCFYVLNPDMQVRLKLAPDAEGEWVEVGLLSDPLGRGWLAVDSTA, encoded by the coding sequence ATGCGCTTTCTCACCTACCGTGGCCTTGACGCCTCCCGGGTACACCGGCAGCTCAGAAGGGTACAGGAAGCCATCGAGCGCGACGATTTCAAGACGCCTGATGTCAAGAAACTGGCCCAGGGGAACTACTACCGGGCCAAACTGGATGACACCAACCGTTTATTGCTGACATTTATGAAGCGCGTTTCCGAACGCGGTCCAGAGACGGTCTGCCTCGCGCTGGAGATCATCCACCAGCACGCCTATAACAAGTCACGCTTTTTGCGGGGCGCCCGAATTGACGAAGCGCGACTGCCAGACTTTGATGCGGCGGAGGCGGACATGGTCGCCATTCCCGTACGTTATCTGCATCCTACCCGTCAGGAGGTTCACCTGCTGGACAAGGTCATCTCCTTCGACGATGCCCAAGACATGGTCTACCGCACACCTCCGCCCGTTATCTTGGTCGGCTCGGCAGGCAGCGGCAAGACGGCGCTGACGCTACAGAAACTGCGCGAGGTTCCCGGTCAGGTACTGTACGTGACTCTCTCGCCTTACCTTGCGCAAAGTGCCGCCGAATTGTACGGAGCGAATGGCTTCGACAATCCGGCACAGGACGTTGCGTTCTTGTCTTTCGCCGACTTTCTGACCACCATCCACGTACCTAGGGGGCGTGAGATCACTTTCCGGGACTTTGGAGACTGGGTGGCTCGGCAGTCCGGGCTAAAATTCACCGACGCGCATGCGCTCTTCGAAGAGTTCCGGGGTGTACTTAGTAGTTCGCCGGAAGGGCCTCTCTCGCGTGAGGTGTACCTGTCCCTGGGCATTCGCCAGAGCATTTACAGTGTCGAGCAGCGGCCTGCCGTATACGACCTGTTCATCCGCTTCCTCCAATGGCTAGGGGAGGTAGGACTATACGACGCGTCGCTGGTGGCCTCCGACTATATGCAACATGTTCAACCGACAGCCGACTTTGTGGTGGTCGACGAAGTACAAGACCTCACAGCGGCACAACTGGCCCTCATCCTAAAAACGCTGAAGATTCCGGGGCAGTTCCTCCTGTGTGGCGATTCCAACCAAATTGTTCATCCCAACTTCTTTTCGTGGGCGGCTGTGCGCGCGCTGCTTTGGCAGGACACGGCCCTCGCCGAGCGGCAGGCTGTCAGTGTGCTGCAGGCGAATTTCCGCAATGCTGCGGAGGTGACGCGGGTGGCCAACGCTCTGCTGAAGGTTAAACACGCTCGTTTTGGTTCGGTTGACCGGGAGAGCAATTTCCTGGTGCGTGCGATGGCGGACGAGGCGGGATCAGTCACCCTGCTGCCGGACGAGTCCCGCGTCCGTCGGCAACTTGACGAACAGACCCGTGACTCGACTGCTTACGCTGTGCTGGTCCTCCGGGACGAGGACAAGGCCGCCGCCAGACGGGTATTCAGTACGCCCCTGGTCTTCAGCGTCCACGAGGCCAAGGGGCTGGAGTACCCCAGCATCATCCTGTACAACTTCATCAGCAGTGCTCGCCAAACCTACGCCGACATCGTTCAGGGGGTCACGCCCGCTGACCTGCAACGCGATGAATTGAATTATGCTCGCGCCAGGGACAAGGCCGACAAGTCATTGGAACTCTACAAGTTCTACGTTAATTCCCTGTATGTGGCCGTGACCCGCGCTGTGCAGCAGGTCGTGCTAGTTGAAGCCGACATTCGGCATCCGCTGTTGGCACTGCTAGATGTGAATTTAGGCGACGGCGCCGAACAGTTCCGAGGCCAGAAGGCGTCGCGGGATGACTGGGAACGTGAGGCGAGCAAGCTGGAATTGCAAGGTAAACAGGAGCAGGCCCGCGATATTCGCCGCCGGATTTTGCGACAGCAGGAAGTTCCTTGGCCGGTCTGGACCCCCATTGCCCTGGCCAGGGCGCAGTCGGACACGCAGGCCCATCCCGGCGACGTGAAGCGGGCGCGCGAGCTGACCGACTACGCTCTGCTGAGTCTGGACACGCGCTTGCTGGAAGAACTGGCTGCCCTGAAGATTAAACCCGCTCAGTCATTTTTGCGCAACCCTGAAAAAGACCGCCGCATCCAGCGCCAGGCAGTCGTGGAGAAATACCGCAAACCCTACGTGACTGGCAATCTACGAGCGGTGCTGACGGATATCGACAGATATGGGGTAGATCACCGTACCCAGGAGAACCTGACGCCCCTGATGCTAGCGGTGCAGTCCGGGAATGTGCCACTGGTCATGGCGCTGCTAGAGCGCGGCGCATCCCCAACCCAGACCGACCTGTATGGTCGCACACCCCTGGTGCTGGCGCTGGAGGGGGCTATGCGGGACGCAGCATATGCTGAAGGGGTTCTCGGTGTCATGTGGGACGGCCTACGCCCCACGGCCCTCGATGTGCGAGTGGCTGACCGCTTGGTACGCCTTTCCTCCGAGGGAGCTGAGTTCTACTTCCTGAGCGTAATGTTGGCGCTGCTACCTCACTACGCCTCTAGGCTGGTCCGTCCGGACCTGACTCCACGCGAAGTGGAAGAGAGGCGGACTGGATTTTTCATTGATGCCTTGCAGGAGAATCTCGACGCTTTCCCCCTAGGGGTGCTGTCGGAAGCCAGACGTAAACGGAGCTATTTCAACCATGTGCTCGCGCGGGCAGAGGTGAACAGCACCTACGCGCCCGCACGCCGGTTGTGGCAGCGGGTCAAGCAGTGCTTCTATGTCCTCAATCCCGACATGCAGGTGCGGCTGAAGCTCGCGCCCGACGCCGAAGGGGAGTGGGTTGAGGTAGGGCTGCTCTCCGACCCGCTCGGACGCGGGTGGCTGGCAGTCGACAGCACAGCCTGA